In Streptomyces durocortorensis, a genomic segment contains:
- a CDS encoding enoyl-CoA hydratase/isomerase family protein produces the protein MTTSTSPGPAPGLGRGYADDRAATVGFLVRSEEALRAAGPDRATAAPLHSAARRARRRFMERHAAALYAELTDERREFLRLDDLTARADTLVPGLVPTKSQAEEERRRPQRDKEGRETDHGIFFWGLLRDATAGPHLLEAMRRPTPKALAALPGFRATGHADLGLVSVTRRGGTGEVTVHNTRFLNAEDDLLVAALEAAVDLVLLDDSIRVGVMRGASMTHPRYAGRRVFSAGINLTRLYEGEISLIDFFLGRELGYINKIFRGLSVPDDGTGWLPESVEKPWIAAVDTFAIGGGAQILLVFDRVIAADDAYFTLPALREGIIPGAANLRLPRVAGSRLARQAIFADRRIDAASPEGRLLCDEAVPADRLDAAVEAAAAELANPAVVNNRRVLHAHEEPEDEFRHYMATYAVEQCRRLTSSDLVENLERTWISRNR, from the coding sequence ATGACGACGAGCACATCGCCCGGGCCCGCGCCCGGCCTGGGCCGGGGGTACGCCGACGACCGTGCCGCCACCGTCGGCTTCCTCGTCCGGAGCGAGGAAGCGCTGCGCGCCGCAGGCCCGGACCGGGCGACGGCCGCCCCGCTGCACTCGGCCGCCCGCCGCGCCCGGCGGCGGTTCATGGAACGCCACGCGGCCGCCCTCTACGCCGAACTGACCGATGAGCGGCGTGAGTTCCTCAGGCTGGACGACCTCACCGCCCGGGCGGACACCCTGGTGCCCGGACTCGTACCGACGAAGAGCCAGGCCGAGGAGGAGCGGCGCAGGCCGCAGCGCGACAAGGAGGGCCGGGAGACCGACCACGGGATCTTCTTCTGGGGCCTCCTGCGGGACGCCACGGCCGGGCCGCACCTCCTGGAGGCGATGCGCAGGCCGACCCCGAAGGCGCTGGCCGCACTGCCCGGCTTCCGGGCCACCGGCCACGCCGACCTCGGCCTCGTCTCCGTGACGCGCCGGGGCGGCACGGGCGAGGTCACCGTGCACAACACACGGTTCCTCAACGCCGAGGACGACCTGCTGGTCGCCGCACTGGAGGCGGCCGTCGACCTGGTGCTGCTGGACGACTCGATCCGGGTGGGCGTGATGCGCGGCGCGTCGATGACCCACCCGCGCTACGCCGGGCGCCGGGTGTTCAGCGCGGGCATCAACCTCACCCGCCTCTACGAGGGCGAGATCTCGCTCATCGACTTCTTCCTGGGGCGCGAACTCGGCTACATCAACAAGATCTTCCGGGGGCTCAGCGTCCCGGACGACGGCACCGGCTGGCTTCCGGAATCCGTCGAGAAGCCCTGGATCGCCGCCGTGGACACCTTCGCGATCGGCGGCGGGGCACAGATCCTGCTCGTCTTCGACCGGGTGATCGCCGCCGACGACGCCTACTTCACCCTCCCGGCCCTGCGCGAGGGGATCATCCCGGGCGCCGCCAACCTGCGGCTGCCCCGGGTCGCGGGCAGCCGGCTGGCCCGGCAGGCGATCTTCGCCGACCGGCGGATCGACGCCGCATCGCCCGAGGGGCGGCTGCTGTGCGACGAGGCGGTCCCCGCGGACCGGCTGGACGCGGCGGTGGAGGCCGCGGCGGCCGAGCTGGCCAACCCGGCCGTCGTCAACAACCGCCGTGTCCTGCACGCCCACGAGGAGCCCGAGGACGAGTTCCGGCACTACATGGCGACATACGCCGTGGAGCAGTGCAGACGTCTGACCAGCAGCGACCTGGTGGAGAACCTGGAACGCACATGGATATCGAGGAACCGATGA
- a CDS encoding AMP-binding protein produces MDIEEPMTTTDSLPGTLPHRTMYQWFEESALRLPGHPALEIGDEVLTYAELRRLALTLAARIVHKHGGLPDRVALAATRSVGAYAGYLAIQRLGAAVVPLNPDYPQQRNLDIAQRAGVTVALVDDRAAGLFGLLPERHRPTVLELAEDERADPDLLEGALQETLPPVPADLGREAYLLFTSGSTGQPKGVPILHRQFSPYLEHNIPRYEIGPGSRLTQVFGLTFDAHAFDLFATWGGGGTLVVPTAADLYSPVDFIVERELTHWFSVPSVVREAQRLGNLPLGRCVTLKHSLFGAEPVTVQHVALWREVAPNSAIHNMYGPTEVTICCSNHLLTGPSSSWAEFSGGTVPIGTMYPGMEGVLLDEDGRETDEGELCVRGPQRFDGYLDPRENTGRFLRYEEGGRATVYDGSGPLTDRHWYRTGDRVRREGGVMVHCGRLDQQVKIRGHRVEIGEVEAVVRRHPAIVDVAVIALPTAEGETELVAAYAGRETDPARFDAWLREQVPLHMVPARITRLDGLPLNDNGKTDRNALARILGTPEGS; encoded by the coding sequence ATGGATATCGAGGAACCGATGACCACCACCGACAGCCTCCCCGGCACCCTGCCCCACCGCACGATGTACCAGTGGTTCGAGGAATCCGCCCTGCGGCTGCCCGGCCACCCCGCGCTGGAGATCGGCGACGAGGTCCTCACCTACGCCGAACTGCGCCGCCTCGCCCTCACCCTGGCCGCCCGCATCGTGCACAAGCACGGCGGGCTGCCCGACCGGGTCGCGCTCGCCGCCACCCGCTCGGTGGGCGCGTACGCCGGATATCTGGCGATCCAGCGGCTCGGCGCGGCCGTGGTGCCGCTGAACCCGGACTACCCGCAGCAGCGCAACCTCGACATCGCCCAGCGCGCCGGGGTCACCGTCGCTCTCGTCGACGACCGGGCCGCGGGCCTCTTCGGGCTGCTTCCCGAGCGGCACCGGCCGACCGTGCTGGAGCTGGCCGAGGACGAGCGCGCCGACCCGGACCTGCTGGAGGGGGCGCTCCAGGAGACGCTGCCGCCGGTCCCCGCCGACCTCGGACGCGAGGCCTACCTCCTGTTCACCTCGGGGTCCACCGGCCAGCCCAAGGGCGTGCCGATCCTGCACCGCCAGTTCTCCCCGTACCTCGAACACAACATCCCGCGCTACGAGATCGGCCCGGGCAGCCGCCTCACCCAGGTCTTCGGCCTGACCTTCGACGCGCACGCCTTCGACCTCTTCGCGACCTGGGGCGGCGGCGGCACCCTGGTCGTCCCGACGGCGGCCGACCTCTACTCGCCGGTCGACTTCATCGTGGAGCGGGAGCTGACCCACTGGTTCTCCGTGCCGTCGGTGGTGCGCGAGGCCCAGCGGCTCGGCAACCTCCCGCTGGGGCGCTGCGTCACCCTCAAGCACAGCCTGTTCGGCGCCGAGCCGGTCACCGTCCAGCACGTCGCGCTGTGGCGGGAGGTGGCCCCGAACTCGGCGATCCACAACATGTACGGCCCGACCGAGGTGACCATCTGCTGCTCCAACCACCTCCTGACCGGGCCCAGTTCGAGCTGGGCCGAGTTCAGCGGCGGCACGGTGCCGATCGGCACGATGTACCCGGGCATGGAAGGCGTCCTGCTGGACGAGGACGGGCGGGAGACGGACGAGGGCGAGCTGTGCGTACGCGGCCCGCAGCGCTTCGACGGCTATCTCGACCCGCGCGAGAACACCGGCCGCTTCCTCCGGTACGAGGAGGGCGGCCGGGCCACCGTGTACGACGGCTCCGGCCCGCTCACCGACCGCCACTGGTACCGCACCGGTGACCGGGTCCGCCGCGAGGGCGGGGTCATGGTGCACTGCGGCCGGCTCGACCAGCAGGTCAAGATCCGCGGCCACCGGGTGGAGATCGGCGAGGTGGAGGCGGTCGTCCGCCGCCACCCGGCGATCGTCGACGTCGCCGTGATCGCGCTCCCGACGGCGGAGGGGGAGACCGAGCTGGTCGCCGCCTACGCGGGCCGGGAGACGGACCCGGCGCGGTTCGACGCCTGGCTGCGCGAGCAGGTCCCGCTGCACATGGTGCCCGCGCGGATCACCCGGCTGGACGGCCTGCCGCTCAACGACAACGGAAAGACGGACCGCAACGCACTGGCGCGGATCCTCGGCACCCCGGAGGGGTCATGA
- a CDS encoding non-ribosomal peptide synthetase: MTDTAEATDPAARLEWWRTELAGLDPLELPADRPRPSVREPGTARRTHTVPAATADALRKAAAGYGAPLPVVLLAAYQLLLGRWSRRQDVAVGTPVAEELAVIRTDLAAATFGDLVDRVGAALRGAQDRGVPFQQLVTALVPEPDSGHHPLVQALFTGPEGGGAPLAGTCPPDLQLTHEDDGTGLRLHLDHSTALFDAATAERFAGNLLTLLTAVAGHPGSALGDLDLLDGAERRLLLTEWSAGPAARPADRQVAELVAEQAGRTPEAVAVVFGDEEVTYGGLNARANRLAHHLRSLGVAPDVPVGVCLERGPELIVALLAVLKAGGAYVPLDPEHPVDRLGFVLRDTAAPVVVTQETLRGRLAAEGRALVTVDTDREAIATADAADPASTTGPDDLAYVLYTSGSTGTPKGVAITLGSLTGLLLGMREVFPAPASDRVLFTTSATFDIANVEVFLPLVTGGRIIGADREQVHTPGALAALVDRHDVTLVQATPSAWRPLLDALGDRPGPRDLTVFTAGEALPADLAAKMLRAGRRVVNGYGPTETTVYATVAEIRDAAGPVPIGRPTPGTEAYVVDEADRPVPVGVPGELLIGGRGVARGYLGRPELTGERFTAHPFPGHAADGASARVYRTGDLVRWLPDGNLEFLGRLDHQVKVRGFRIELGEIESALLAHADVDACVVTVREDVPGGVPGEKALVAYCVPAKGRTPGVGALRDWCGRGLPGYMVPGAFVFLDRLPLTTSGKTDRTALPAPDGERTGLEAEFVAPRTPAERAVARVWADALWADEVGAHDDFFELGGDSLTATRTALRLQEEFGLEIPVRVLFTCSTVETLAKALTTARRAGGFPAA; encoded by the coding sequence ATGACTGATACGGCCGAAGCGACGGACCCGGCCGCCCGCCTGGAGTGGTGGCGCACCGAACTGGCGGGCCTCGACCCCCTGGAGCTGCCCGCCGACCGCCCGCGCCCCTCGGTGCGCGAGCCCGGTACGGCCCGCCGCACGCACACCGTCCCGGCCGCCACGGCGGACGCCCTGCGCAAGGCCGCGGCCGGATACGGCGCGCCGCTGCCGGTGGTGCTGCTCGCGGCGTACCAGCTGCTGCTGGGGCGCTGGAGCCGTCGGCAGGACGTGGCCGTCGGCACGCCCGTGGCGGAGGAACTCGCCGTCATACGCACCGATCTGGCGGCGGCGACCTTCGGGGACCTGGTGGACCGGGTCGGTGCGGCGCTGCGCGGGGCCCAGGACCGGGGCGTCCCGTTCCAGCAGCTCGTCACCGCCCTCGTACCGGAACCGGACAGCGGCCACCACCCGCTGGTCCAGGCTCTGTTCACCGGACCGGAGGGCGGTGGAGCCCCCCTCGCCGGCACCTGCCCGCCCGACCTCCAGCTGACCCACGAGGACGACGGGACCGGGCTTCGGCTCCACCTCGACCACAGCACCGCGCTCTTCGACGCGGCGACCGCCGAGCGGTTCGCCGGGAACCTCCTCACCCTGCTCACCGCCGTTGCCGGGCACCCCGGCAGCGCGCTGGGCGACCTCGACCTGCTCGACGGGGCCGAGCGGCGCCTGCTGCTCACCGAGTGGAGCGCCGGCCCCGCCGCCCGCCCGGCCGACCGCCAGGTCGCCGAGCTGGTGGCCGAGCAGGCCGGGCGGACCCCCGAAGCGGTCGCCGTGGTCTTCGGCGACGAGGAGGTCACGTACGGCGGTCTCAACGCCCGCGCCAACCGGCTGGCCCACCACCTGAGGTCGCTCGGGGTCGCGCCGGACGTTCCCGTCGGCGTCTGCCTGGAGCGCGGCCCCGAGCTGATCGTCGCGCTGCTCGCGGTCCTGAAAGCGGGCGGGGCATACGTACCGCTCGACCCCGAACACCCCGTGGACCGGCTCGGCTTCGTCCTGCGCGACACCGCCGCACCCGTCGTCGTCACCCAGGAGACCCTGCGCGGACGGCTCGCCGCCGAGGGCCGCGCCCTCGTCACCGTCGACACCGACCGCGAGGCGATCGCCACCGCCGACGCGGCGGACCCCGCCTCCACCACCGGGCCGGACGACCTCGCCTACGTCCTCTACACCTCCGGGTCGACCGGCACCCCCAAGGGCGTCGCCATCACGCTCGGTTCACTGACCGGCCTGCTCCTGGGGATGCGGGAGGTCTTCCCGGCGCCCGCGAGCGACCGGGTCCTGTTCACCACCTCGGCCACCTTCGACATCGCGAACGTCGAGGTGTTCCTGCCGTTGGTCACCGGGGGCCGGATCATCGGCGCCGACCGCGAACAGGTCCACACCCCCGGCGCTCTCGCCGCCCTCGTCGACCGGCACGACGTCACCCTCGTCCAGGCCACCCCGTCGGCGTGGCGGCCGCTCCTGGACGCCCTCGGCGACCGGCCAGGACCGCGCGACCTGACCGTCTTCACCGCCGGGGAGGCGCTCCCCGCCGACCTGGCCGCGAAGATGCTGCGCGCGGGCCGCCGGGTCGTCAACGGATACGGCCCGACCGAGACCACGGTCTACGCGACGGTCGCCGAGATCCGCGACGCGGCGGGCCCCGTACCGATCGGCCGCCCCACCCCGGGCACCGAGGCGTACGTCGTGGACGAGGCCGACCGGCCGGTGCCCGTCGGCGTACCCGGTGAACTCCTCATCGGCGGCCGGGGCGTGGCACGCGGCTACCTGGGCCGCCCGGAGCTGACCGGGGAGCGGTTCACCGCGCACCCCTTCCCCGGGCACGCGGCCGACGGGGCGTCCGCCCGGGTGTACCGCACCGGGGACCTGGTGCGGTGGCTGCCCGACGGGAACCTGGAGTTTCTCGGGCGCCTGGACCACCAGGTGAAGGTGCGCGGCTTCCGCATCGAGCTGGGCGAGATCGAGTCCGCGCTCCTGGCCCACGCCGATGTGGACGCCTGCGTGGTGACCGTCCGCGAGGACGTTCCCGGCGGCGTCCCCGGCGAGAAGGCGCTCGTCGCGTACTGCGTACCGGCAAAGGGCCGCACCCCGGGCGTGGGCGCCCTGCGCGACTGGTGCGGGCGCGGGCTGCCCGGCTACATGGTGCCCGGCGCGTTCGTCTTCCTCGACCGGCTGCCGCTGACCACCAGCGGCAAGACCGACCGCACCGCGCTGCCCGCCCCGGACGGCGAACGGACCGGCCTGGAAGCCGAGTTCGTGGCACCCCGCACCCCCGCGGAGCGCGCCGTCGCCCGCGTGTGGGCGGACGCGCTGTGGGCGGACGAGGTCGGCGCCCACGACGACTTCTTCGAACTCGGCGGCGACTCGCTGACCGCGACCCGGACGGCGCTGCGGCTCCAGGAGGAATTCGGCCTGGAGATCCCGGTGCGGGTGCTGTTCACCTGCTCGACGGTCGAGACGCTGGCGAAGGCCCTGACCACGGCGCGCCGCGCGGGCGGATTCCCGGCGGCCTGA
- a CDS encoding ATP-grasp domain-containing protein, translating to MSDKPVLLVVYDTGSLAPTRLAEAARDNGCSLVFVTAGTDHAREMIPTLETVGSVVDAEGRTEAELVAELRALGPAGIITFSEFQIAPTVRLADALGLRYHRPADVDAITHKDLQRQRFAEAGVDSVRFRTITGTEQADEALAYVGLPAIIKPVIGASSRNTQAVATAEECHAALAQMFSGDDGPAETAVMLEELLVGRETPAPWGDYIAVDCVADGDDVRPVFVTSKFALAEPFRERGGYGGFSVVPQDEELAVRDLACRAVRALNIHGVADVEIKLTAEGPRVIEVNGRLGAWVDDLAIRSGTSDPARVAVAAALGLPYETPEVKQDGPIAFHYLIVPPVGARKVASIRNVSALRRLPDVDRVTVLAEPGAAADWRIGARGNTAAVIGSAANHRQLAATVAAIENVDWITYE from the coding sequence ATGAGTGACAAGCCGGTGCTTCTCGTCGTCTACGACACGGGGAGCCTCGCACCGACCAGGCTGGCCGAAGCCGCCCGGGACAACGGCTGCTCGCTGGTCTTCGTGACGGCCGGAACCGACCACGCGCGGGAGATGATCCCCACGCTGGAGACGGTCGGTTCCGTCGTGGACGCGGAGGGCCGCACCGAGGCGGAGCTCGTGGCGGAACTGCGCGCGCTCGGCCCGGCGGGCATCATCACCTTCAGCGAGTTCCAGATCGCCCCGACCGTACGGCTCGCCGACGCACTCGGGCTGCGCTACCACCGGCCCGCCGACGTCGACGCGATCACCCACAAGGACCTCCAGCGGCAGCGCTTCGCCGAGGCGGGCGTCGACAGCGTCCGCTTCCGTACGATCACCGGCACCGAACAGGCCGACGAGGCACTCGCGTACGTCGGACTGCCCGCCATCATCAAGCCGGTGATCGGCGCCTCCAGCCGCAACACCCAGGCCGTGGCGACGGCCGAGGAGTGCCACGCGGCCCTGGCCCAGATGTTCTCCGGCGACGACGGCCCCGCCGAGACCGCGGTGATGCTGGAGGAGCTGCTCGTCGGCCGGGAGACCCCGGCCCCCTGGGGCGACTACATCGCGGTGGACTGCGTCGCCGACGGCGACGACGTCCGGCCGGTCTTCGTGACCAGCAAGTTCGCACTGGCCGAGCCCTTCCGCGAGCGCGGCGGCTACGGCGGCTTCTCCGTCGTGCCGCAGGACGAGGAACTGGCCGTACGGGACCTGGCGTGCCGCGCGGTACGCGCCCTGAACATCCACGGCGTCGCCGACGTCGAGATCAAGCTGACCGCCGAAGGCCCCCGGGTCATCGAGGTCAACGGCCGCCTCGGCGCCTGGGTCGACGACCTCGCGATCCGCTCGGGCACCTCCGACCCCGCCCGGGTGGCGGTCGCCGCCGCGCTCGGCCTGCCGTACGAGACACCCGAGGTCAAACAGGACGGCCCGATCGCCTTCCACTACCTGATCGTGCCGCCGGTCGGGGCCCGCAAGGTGGCCTCGATCCGCAACGTCTCCGCCCTGCGCCGACTGCCCGACGTGGACCGCGTCACCGTGCTGGCCGAACCGGGCGCCGCCGCCGACTGGCGCATCGGCGCACGCGGCAACACGGCGGCCGTCATCGGCTCCGCCGCGAACCACCGGCAACTGGCCGCGACCGTCGCCGCCATCGAGAACGTGGACTGGATCACCTATGAGTGA
- a CDS encoding HAD-IA family hydrolase, whose translation MSEFVIFDLDGVLVDTQDAENGGLAYIGELMGLPLGKDQRDELFSGKKMQECLDLMEEITGTPPPAGAMALARAKCDELIGSWLEPIEGVAHALEQLSATPNTGMCVASNSPPDIMADRLGKAGILHHFEGRLFSAYDINAWKPDPKLFLWAAAECAADVDDCVVVEDSPVGVDAALGAGMRVLQYTADPAVGPHRDGVRTFPSLRELPGLVREAHRLAPPTSLATAPLGGTS comes from the coding sequence ATGAGTGAGTTCGTCATCTTCGACCTGGACGGCGTCCTGGTCGACACCCAGGACGCCGAGAACGGCGGGCTCGCGTACATCGGCGAGCTGATGGGTCTTCCCCTCGGCAAGGACCAGCGGGACGAGCTGTTCTCCGGAAAGAAGATGCAGGAGTGCCTCGACCTCATGGAGGAGATCACCGGCACCCCGCCGCCCGCCGGAGCCATGGCGCTCGCCCGCGCCAAGTGCGACGAGCTGATCGGCTCCTGGCTGGAGCCCATCGAGGGGGTCGCCCACGCCCTGGAGCAGCTGAGCGCGACCCCCAACACCGGCATGTGCGTCGCCTCCAACAGCCCGCCGGACATCATGGCGGACCGCCTCGGCAAGGCGGGCATCCTGCACCACTTCGAGGGCCGGCTCTTCTCCGCGTACGACATCAACGCCTGGAAGCCCGACCCGAAGCTGTTCCTGTGGGCGGCCGCCGAGTGCGCCGCCGACGTGGACGACTGCGTCGTCGTCGAGGACAGCCCGGTCGGTGTGGACGCCGCACTCGGCGCCGGGATGCGGGTCCTCCAGTACACCGCCGACCCCGCCGTCGGCCCGCACCGCGACGGCGTCCGCACCTTCCCCTCCCTGCGCGAACTGCCCGGCCTGGTCCGCGAAGCGCACCGGCTCGCGCCCCCCACCTCGCTCGCCACCGCACCCCTCGGAGGTACGTCATGA
- a CDS encoding NAD-dependent epimerase/dehydratase family protein, with protein MKLLLLGGTGFGGRAVAEAARDRGWDVTVLHRGEHPAPPGVRVLTGDRTQSDGLTALTTGEWDAVVDTWSSAPTVVRDAARLLADRAARYAFVSSRSVYAWPAPAGLDEFGPLAEGDPDAGATDFPADKRGAELAVLREFGEERTLIVRPGLILGPHETPGRLTWWLDRVARGGPVLAPGPRDTPLQYVDARDLATWLLDALTAGLHGPYNLVGPRDHSTMGDLLDACVRATGSTAELRWATPEAIEAAGVGGWSDLPIWAPPGSDLHAAIHAGDVTRALATGLRCRPLQDTVHDTWTWRRALPEDTAPPLADGLSPEREKEVLAGLG; from the coding sequence GTGAAACTGCTGCTGCTCGGCGGTACGGGCTTCGGGGGCCGCGCGGTCGCCGAGGCCGCACGCGACCGGGGCTGGGACGTCACCGTCCTCCACCGGGGCGAGCACCCGGCCCCACCCGGCGTACGGGTCCTGACCGGCGACCGTACACAATCCGACGGCCTCACCGCCCTCACCACCGGCGAGTGGGACGCGGTCGTCGACACCTGGTCGTCCGCCCCCACGGTCGTACGGGACGCGGCCCGGCTGCTCGCCGACCGGGCGGCCCGCTACGCGTTCGTCTCCAGCCGCTCGGTGTACGCCTGGCCCGCCCCGGCGGGCCTGGACGAGTTCGGCCCCCTGGCCGAGGGGGACCCCGACGCCGGGGCGACGGACTTCCCGGCCGACAAACGCGGTGCGGAGCTGGCCGTGCTCAGGGAGTTCGGCGAGGAGCGAACCCTGATCGTCAGGCCCGGCCTGATCCTCGGCCCGCACGAGACGCCCGGACGCCTGACCTGGTGGCTGGACCGGGTGGCCCGGGGCGGCCCGGTCCTCGCCCCCGGCCCGAGGGACACCCCGCTCCAGTACGTCGACGCCCGCGACCTCGCGACCTGGCTGCTCGACGCCCTGACCGCCGGACTGCACGGCCCCTACAACCTGGTGGGCCCCCGCGACCACAGCACGATGGGCGACCTGCTGGACGCCTGCGTACGGGCCACGGGATCCACCGCCGAACTGCGCTGGGCCACCCCGGAGGCCATCGAGGCAGCGGGTGTCGGAGGCTGGAGCGACCTCCCCATCTGGGCCCCACCGGGCAGCGACCTCCACGCGGCGATTCACGCGGGAGACGTGACCAGGGCACTGGCCACGGGCCTGCGCTGCCGCCCCCTCCAGGACACGGTCCACGACACCTGGACCTGGCGCCGCGCCCTGCCCGAGGACACGGCACCACCCCTCGCGGACGGCCTGTCCCCGGAACGGGAGAAGGAGGTGCTGGCAGGGCTCGGGTGA
- the msrA gene encoding peptide-methionine (S)-S-oxide reductase MsrA yields MFLNRRTPELPTPEQALRGRPVPEFTVPSRHTVLGNPLVGPYPEGLEVADFALGCFWGAERKFWQTEGVWTTLVGYQGGYTENPTYEEACSGLTGHTEAVRVVFDPAVVTYEELLKLFWESHNPTQGFRQGNDVGTQYRSALYTHSPAQAAAAEASREAYQKVLTASGHKEITTEILPAEGRPFWPAEAYHQQYLDKNPGGYCGIGGTGVSCPVGVAPTGT; encoded by the coding sequence ATGTTCCTGAACCGCCGTACCCCCGAGCTCCCCACCCCCGAGCAGGCCCTGCGCGGCCGCCCCGTGCCCGAATTCACCGTCCCCTCCCGCCACACGGTCCTCGGCAACCCCTTGGTGGGGCCGTATCCGGAGGGCCTGGAGGTCGCGGACTTCGCGCTGGGCTGTTTCTGGGGTGCGGAGCGGAAGTTCTGGCAGACGGAGGGCGTCTGGACGACGCTCGTCGGCTACCAGGGCGGCTACACGGAGAACCCCACGTACGAGGAGGCCTGCTCGGGGCTGACCGGGCACACGGAGGCGGTCCGCGTGGTCTTCGACCCGGCGGTCGTCACGTACGAGGAGCTGCTGAAGCTGTTCTGGGAGTCGCACAACCCGACGCAGGGCTTCCGCCAGGGCAACGACGTGGGCACCCAGTACCGCTCGGCGCTCTACACCCACTCCCCCGCGCAGGCGGCGGCCGCCGAGGCTTCCCGTGAGGCGTACCAGAAGGTCCTGACTGCCTCGGGGCACAAGGAGATCACCACGGAGATCCTGCCTGCCGAGGGCCGCCCGTTCTGGCCTGCGGAGGCGTATCACCAGCAGTATCTGGACAAGAACCCGGGCGGCTACTGCGGGATCGGCGGTACGGGGGTGTCCTGCCCGGTCGGCGTCGCCCCGACCGGCACCTGA
- a CDS encoding cystathionine gamma-synthase — protein sequence MSDQHSFETLAIHAGNTADPLTGAVVPPIYQVSTYKQDGVGGLRGGYEYSRSANPTRTALEENLAALEGGRRGLAFASGLAAEDCLLRTLLTPGDHVVIPNDAYGGTFRLFAKVAARWGVEFSVADTSDVAAVRAALTPRTRAVWVETPSNPLLGITDIAAVAQVAREAGARLVVDNTFASPYLQQPLSLGADVVVHSTTKYMGGHSDVVGGALVVSDPELAEELAFHQNAMGAVAGPFDAWLVLRGIKTLAVRMDRHTENATKVADLLTRHPKVTQVLYPGLSEHPGHEVAAKQMKAFGGMVSFRVAGGEEAAVEVCNRAKLFTLGESLGGVESLVEHPGRMTHASVAGSLLEVPADLVRLSVGIENGDDLLADLTQALG from the coding sequence ATGAGCGACCAGCACAGCTTCGAGACCCTCGCCATCCACGCGGGGAACACCGCCGACCCCCTCACCGGCGCCGTGGTTCCGCCCATCTACCAGGTGTCCACGTACAAGCAGGACGGCGTGGGCGGACTGCGCGGCGGCTACGAGTACAGCCGCAGCGCCAACCCGACCCGCACCGCCCTGGAGGAGAACCTGGCGGCCCTGGAAGGCGGCCGCCGCGGTCTCGCCTTCGCCTCCGGTCTCGCCGCCGAGGACTGCCTCCTGCGTACGCTGCTGACCCCCGGCGACCACGTGGTCATCCCCAACGACGCCTACGGCGGCACGTTCCGGCTGTTCGCGAAGGTCGCCGCGCGGTGGGGTGTGGAGTTCTCGGTGGCCGACACCTCGGACGTGGCGGCCGTCCGGGCCGCGCTCACCCCGCGCACCAGGGCCGTCTGGGTCGAGACCCCCTCCAACCCGCTGCTCGGCATCACCGACATCGCCGCCGTCGCCCAGGTCGCCCGGGAGGCCGGGGCCCGCCTCGTCGTCGACAACACCTTCGCCTCCCCCTACCTCCAGCAGCCGCTGTCCCTCGGCGCGGATGTCGTCGTGCACTCCACCACCAAGTACATGGGCGGCCACTCCGACGTCGTCGGCGGCGCGCTCGTCGTCAGCGACCCGGAGCTGGCCGAGGAGCTGGCGTTCCACCAGAACGCCATGGGCGCGGTCGCCGGTCCCTTCGACGCCTGGCTCGTACTGCGCGGCATCAAGACGCTCGCCGTCCGCATGGACCGGCACACCGAGAACGCCACCAAGGTCGCCGACCTGCTGACCCGCCACCCCAAGGTCACCCAGGTCCTCTACCCGGGCCTGTCCGAGCACCCCGGCCACGAGGTCGCCGCCAAGCAGATGAAGGCGTTCGGCGGAATGGTCTCCTTCCGCGTCGCGGGCGGCGAGGAGGCGGCGGTCGAGGTCTGCAACCGGGCCAAGCTGTTCACGCTCGGTGAGTCCCTCGGTGGTGTGGAGTCGCTGGTCGAGCATCCGGGCCGGATGACGCACGCCTCCGTCGCGGGCTCCCTGCTGGAGGTCCCGGCCGACCTGGTCCGGCTCTCCGTCGGCATCGAGAACGGCGACGACCTGCTCGCCGACCTCACGCAGGCGCTGGGCTGA
- a CDS encoding DUF1059 domain-containing protein has protein sequence MTRKIADCRKYPSEMNCSLTISGEEDEVVRAASEHAVSVHGHEDSPELRGQIREMLEDEKVSV, from the coding sequence ATGACCAGAAAGATCGCCGACTGCCGTAAGTACCCGAGCGAGATGAACTGCTCACTCACCATTTCCGGCGAGGAGGACGAGGTCGTACGGGCCGCGAGCGAACACGCCGTGTCCGTCCACGGACACGAGGACAGCCCTGAACTGCGCGGTCAGATACGGGAAATGCTGGAGGACGAGAAGGTCAGCGTCTGA